From Hartmannibacter diazotrophicus, a single genomic window includes:
- a CDS encoding DUF429 domain-containing protein produces the protein MTDEPPAARPSLVAGVDGCPGGWMVVTIRLEGDAPPIARVVPQFLDVFFGSEVPGIVAVDMPIGLPDRAGIGGRGAEVAVRPLLGERQSSVFSVPSRSAVACEDYREACRVALATSDPPRKVSKQAFHLFPKIREIDALLRADTGLQERVHEVHPEVAFWRLNGERAMSLPKKIKGSVNPAGLDERRQLLEASGFSSDFLSQKPPRGAAGDDFVDACACAAIASRIARGLARPFPQEDIYDAHGLRIAIWA, from the coding sequence GTGACGGACGAGCCGCCGGCGGCGCGGCCGAGTCTGGTCGCGGGCGTCGATGGCTGTCCGGGTGGGTGGATGGTGGTGACCATACGCCTGGAGGGCGATGCGCCGCCGATCGCACGTGTCGTCCCTCAGTTCCTCGATGTTTTTTTCGGCAGCGAGGTTCCGGGCATCGTGGCCGTCGATATGCCGATCGGTCTGCCCGACCGGGCCGGCATCGGCGGGCGCGGGGCCGAAGTCGCCGTCCGGCCGCTGCTCGGCGAGCGGCAGTCGAGCGTCTTTTCCGTGCCTTCGCGATCCGCCGTCGCATGCGAGGACTATCGCGAAGCCTGCCGCGTCGCGCTCGCCACCTCCGATCCGCCGCGCAAGGTGTCCAAGCAGGCCTTTCATCTTTTCCCGAAAATCCGCGAGATCGACGCGTTGCTGCGCGCCGATACCGGTCTGCAAGAGCGGGTCCATGAGGTCCACCCCGAGGTCGCCTTCTGGCGGCTCAACGGCGAACGGGCGATGTCGCTGCCGAAGAAGATCAAGGGTTCCGTCAATCCGGCGGGGCTCGATGAACGGCGCCAGCTTCTGGAGGCAAGCGGATTTTCGAGTGATTTCCTCTCGCAGAAGCCGCCGCGCGGGGCTGCCGGCGATGATTTCGTCGATGCCTGCGCCTGTGCGGCCATTGCATCACGGATCGCGCGCGGCCTTGCGCGTCCGTTCCCGCAAGAGGACATTTACGATGCCCATGGGCTGAGGATCGCGATCTGGGCCTAG
- the pdxY gene encoding pyridoxal kinase, translating into MTDQSPPPSEIIVISSQVARGSVGGRADFVFERLGHRVWFVPTVLLPWHPGHGLATRIEPSPDDFAAMLADLGRAPWLPNVGAIVSGYLGSGSQAAPIAGLVRALKAVNPSALFLCDPVIGDEGGLYVPEATGQAVRDELLPLADLVTPNITELGWLSGRSVSSVTEVVQVARALGPARVAVTSVPAMLRGKIATLLVDGGESASDQVLVAENNRLPPPEGSHVFSGTGDVFAALLLDKLLAKVPAETALRHAVAGTYEVLIRSAHTGEDELDLVGSQDRFVHPMAMVDVRRLAVPRETEEIR; encoded by the coding sequence ATGACCGATCAATCCCCGCCTCCGTCCGAAATCATCGTCATCTCCTCGCAGGTCGCGCGGGGCTCGGTCGGCGGCCGGGCCGATTTCGTGTTCGAGCGCCTCGGGCACCGGGTCTGGTTCGTGCCGACGGTGCTCTTGCCCTGGCACCCGGGGCACGGGCTTGCGACGCGGATCGAGCCGTCGCCGGACGATTTCGCGGCGATGCTGGCGGACCTCGGCCGTGCGCCGTGGCTTCCCAATGTCGGCGCGATCGTCAGCGGTTATCTCGGCTCCGGATCGCAGGCGGCGCCCATCGCAGGGCTCGTCAGGGCGCTGAAGGCGGTCAACCCGTCGGCGCTCTTTCTCTGCGATCCGGTGATCGGCGACGAAGGCGGCCTCTATGTTCCGGAGGCGACGGGGCAGGCCGTGCGCGACGAACTCTTGCCGCTCGCCGACCTCGTGACGCCGAACATCACCGAGCTTGGCTGGCTTTCCGGCCGGTCTGTGTCGTCGGTCACGGAGGTGGTGCAGGTCGCGCGGGCGCTCGGCCCGGCGCGGGTGGCGGTCACGTCCGTTCCGGCGATGCTGCGGGGCAAGATCGCGACGCTTCTGGTGGACGGCGGTGAGAGCGCCAGCGATCAGGTGCTGGTCGCGGAGAACAACAGGCTGCCGCCGCCCGAGGGGTCTCATGTCTTCAGCGGCACGGGCGATGTCTTCGCCGCGCTGCTGCTCGACAAGCTGCTCGCCAAGGTGCCGGCCGAAACGGCGCTGCGCCATGCGGTGGCCGGCACCTACGAGGTTCTGATCCGCTCGGCGCATACCGGCGAGGACGAGCTTGACCTCGTCGGCAGCCAGGACCGGTTCGTTCATCCGATGGCGATGGTGGACGTCCGGCGTCTGGCGGTGCCGCGCGAAACCGAGGAGATCCGGTGA
- a CDS encoding ferric reductase-like transmembrane domain-containing protein, which translates to MLAAVVAVPIVLAALSPLLAYRSVPYTVGGFAGILCLAVLFIQPVLAAGYLPGLRLAEARKWHRRAGWAIVTLVALHIGGLYLTSPPDTLDALMLVAPTPFSVYGVIALWGIVLTVLLVSLRRRMGMRSSIWRIVHNGLALIVVVATVVHALQIEGTMEPISKWALCLAVLLVTSLTLLDLRIVKPLLRWRSGEPGESED; encoded by the coding sequence GTGCTTGCTGCTGTCGTCGCGGTCCCGATCGTGCTCGCGGCGCTCAGCCCGCTGCTCGCCTATCGCAGTGTGCCCTATACCGTCGGCGGCTTTGCCGGCATCCTGTGCCTTGCGGTGCTCTTCATCCAGCCCGTCCTCGCGGCGGGCTATCTGCCGGGCTTGCGCCTTGCGGAGGCGCGTAAATGGCACCGACGTGCAGGCTGGGCCATCGTCACGCTCGTCGCCCTTCATATTGGTGGCCTCTATCTGACGAGCCCGCCGGACACGCTGGACGCCCTGATGCTCGTCGCGCCGACGCCCTTTTCGGTCTACGGCGTCATCGCGCTATGGGGCATCGTGCTGACGGTCCTTCTCGTCTCGCTGCGGCGTCGGATGGGTATGCGCAGTTCGATCTGGCGGATTGTCCATAACGGTCTGGCCCTGATCGTGGTGGTGGCCACCGTCGTTCATGCCCTGCAGATCGAGGGCACGATGGAGCCGATTTCCAAATGGGCCCTCTGCCTTGCCGTCCTTCTGGTGACGAGCCTGACGCTGCTGGACCTGCGCATTGTCAAGCCGCTGCTGCGCTGGCGTAGCGGTGAGCCGGGCGAGAGCGAGGACTGA
- a CDS encoding twin-arginine translocation pathway signal yields MAGAALAQGPMGLIAPAFAGGLAPTASMRGGSNNYRPGAPLVERLGRGFWVSGRVVRAGDGAPLENVRIQIWAATTLGGEREPLNHGSVLTAADGSFKLEMEQIVPNFGQPHAHLAYDDSAFQTVFLRPVMPSASDTSVTADFVLAPA; encoded by the coding sequence ATGGCCGGAGCGGCTCTCGCACAAGGGCCAATGGGCCTCATTGCGCCCGCCTTCGCGGGAGGTCTCGCGCCGACCGCCTCCATGCGTGGCGGCAGCAACAATTATCGCCCCGGCGCGCCGCTGGTGGAACGTCTCGGGCGGGGCTTCTGGGTCTCCGGCCGCGTGGTTCGTGCCGGGGACGGCGCGCCGCTGGAAAATGTCCGCATCCAGATCTGGGCCGCGACCACGCTTGGCGGCGAGCGCGAGCCGCTCAACCACGGCAGCGTTCTCACTGCCGCCGATGGCTCGTTCAAGCTGGAGATGGAGCAGATCGTGCCGAATTTCGGCCAGCCGCACGCTCATCTCGCCTATGACGACAGCGCATTCCAGACGGTGTTCCTGCGCCCCGTGATGCCGAGTGCGAGCGATACGTCCGTCACGGCGGATTTCGTTCTCGCCCCGGCCTGA
- a CDS encoding cupin domain-containing protein: MPNTFHRERTDGLKAVNLAEKLAQFSSHWDPHVVADYNANDVMVVKFKGEFPFHKHDTTDDFFLVLEGEMVMDIEGEPSRTVKAGELFVVPKGVVHRPRAEAEVKVLLIEPKGEPNSGDSGREPAPKPRI; this comes from the coding sequence ATGCCCAACACGTTTCACCGCGAAAGGACCGATGGATTGAAAGCCGTCAATCTTGCCGAAAAACTGGCCCAATTTTCAAGCCACTGGGATCCGCACGTTGTGGCGGACTACAACGCGAACGACGTCATGGTCGTGAAATTCAAGGGCGAGTTCCCGTTTCACAAACACGATACGACCGACGACTTCTTCCTTGTTCTTGAAGGCGAAATGGTCATGGACATCGAGGGAGAGCCGTCGCGCACCGTCAAGGCCGGCGAGCTTTTTGTGGTTCCTAAAGGCGTTGTCCATCGCCCCCGTGCAGAGGCCGAAGTGAAAGTTCTGCTGATCGAGCCGAAGGGCGAGCCCAATTCAGGCGATAGCGGCCGGGAGCCGGCTCCAAAGCCACGCATATGA
- a CDS encoding primosomal protein N' yields the protein MADLFGQTDSNNPSATPTIAEILTPVALDQTYSYLVPEGMTVRPGSIVIVPLGPRKVIGAVWSVGGTSSVPAKKLRPIELVFSIAPLSDTLRELLDWVARYTLTPRGMMLRMVLRSPEALEPEAPVTGVIRDGDAPERMTDARRRVLATMEDGMAWTRTGLAASAGVSPGVVDGLVAAGTLKLVDLPPGRPLHRPDPDFNPRELTDAQGEAARQLKAAVANGFSVTLLEGVTGAGKTDVYMEAVAETLRKGRQALVLVPEIALTRDFLERFSGRFGANPGEWHSDVNPKQRARLWRGVTTGDVRVVVGARSALFLPFADLGLIVVDEEHDTAYKQEERATYNARDMAVVRGHMEKIPVVLASATPSLETRANVDRGRYTRIHLPFRATGASLPELALIDMRRAGPDKGRFLAPGLMRAVEATVGKGEQALLFLNRRGYAPLTLCRSCGHRFQCRNCSTWLVDHRFRGTLSCHHCGFTMPRPESCPECGTVDSLVACGPGVERIADEVQTLLPGKRTVVLSSDMTGGVQQLRRELAAIAEGDADIIIGTQLVAKGHTFPKLTLVGVVDADLGLAHGDPRAAERTFQLLVQVTGRAGRIGGEGLSPGLGILQTYAPEHPVMAALVSRDPERFYETELAERRAARMPPFGRLAGIIVSATDRHAAEDHARALARAAPRDPVIEVLGPADAPLALVRGRHRLRLLVHGDRDSDLSSYCRAWLDAAPKATGSVQVLVDIDPQSFM from the coding sequence GTGGCGGACCTCTTCGGCCAGACTGACAGCAACAACCCGTCCGCCACTCCGACCATCGCGGAGATCCTGACGCCGGTCGCGCTCGACCAGACCTACAGCTACCTCGTTCCCGAAGGAATGACGGTCCGGCCCGGATCCATCGTCATCGTGCCTCTCGGCCCGCGCAAGGTGATCGGCGCGGTCTGGTCCGTCGGCGGCACGTCCTCAGTTCCGGCGAAGAAGCTGCGGCCGATCGAGCTTGTCTTCAGCATTGCCCCGTTGTCCGACACACTACGCGAGCTCCTCGACTGGGTCGCCCGCTACACGCTGACGCCGCGCGGCATGATGCTGCGCATGGTGCTGCGCTCGCCCGAAGCGCTGGAGCCGGAAGCGCCGGTCACCGGCGTTATCCGCGACGGCGACGCGCCCGAACGGATGACCGACGCCCGCCGCCGCGTGCTCGCCACGATGGAAGACGGCATGGCCTGGACACGGACGGGTCTTGCCGCAAGCGCCGGCGTCAGCCCCGGCGTCGTCGACGGATTGGTCGCGGCGGGCACCCTGAAGCTCGTCGACCTGCCGCCGGGCCGCCCGCTCCATCGCCCCGATCCCGACTTCAATCCCCGCGAACTGACCGACGCCCAGGGAGAGGCGGCACGCCAGTTGAAAGCCGCCGTTGCCAATGGCTTTTCCGTGACGCTGCTGGAAGGCGTCACCGGCGCCGGCAAGACCGACGTCTATATGGAAGCGGTCGCCGAAACCCTGCGCAAGGGACGCCAGGCGCTCGTGCTGGTGCCGGAAATCGCCCTCACCCGCGATTTTCTGGAGCGCTTTTCCGGGCGCTTCGGCGCCAACCCCGGCGAATGGCATTCCGACGTCAATCCCAAGCAGCGCGCGCGCCTTTGGCGCGGCGTGACGACCGGCGACGTGCGCGTCGTCGTCGGCGCGCGCTCAGCGCTCTTCCTGCCCTTTGCAGACCTCGGCCTCATCGTCGTCGACGAAGAGCACGACACCGCCTACAAGCAGGAGGAGCGGGCAACCTACAACGCCCGCGACATGGCCGTGGTGCGCGGTCATATGGAAAAGATCCCCGTCGTGCTTGCCTCGGCGACGCCTTCTCTGGAAACCCGCGCCAACGTCGATCGCGGCCGCTACACGCGCATCCACCTGCCCTTCCGCGCCACCGGCGCCTCGCTGCCGGAACTGGCGCTCATCGACATGCGCCGGGCCGGGCCCGACAAGGGCCGGTTCCTGGCGCCCGGTCTCATGCGCGCCGTGGAGGCCACCGTCGGCAAGGGCGAGCAGGCCCTTCTCTTTCTGAACCGGCGCGGTTATGCGCCGCTGACGCTCTGCCGCTCCTGCGGCCATCGCTTCCAATGCCGCAACTGCTCCACCTGGCTGGTCGATCATCGCTTTCGCGGCACGCTCTCCTGCCACCACTGCGGCTTTACGATGCCGCGCCCGGAAAGCTGCCCCGAATGCGGCACCGTCGATTCCCTCGTTGCCTGCGGTCCAGGCGTCGAGCGCATCGCCGACGAGGTGCAGACGCTCCTGCCCGGCAAGAGGACGGTCGTGCTCTCCTCCGACATGACCGGCGGCGTCCAGCAGCTCCGCCGGGAACTGGCCGCCATCGCCGAGGGCGACGCCGACATCATCATCGGCACCCAGCTCGTCGCCAAGGGCCACACCTTCCCGAAGCTCACCCTTGTCGGCGTCGTCGACGCCGACCTCGGCCTTGCCCATGGCGACCCGCGCGCCGCCGAGCGCACCTTCCAGCTTCTCGTGCAGGTCACGGGCCGCGCCGGACGCATCGGCGGCGAGGGCCTGAGCCCCGGCCTCGGCATCCTCCAGACCTATGCGCCCGAGCATCCGGTGATGGCCGCCCTCGTCTCGCGCGACCCCGAGCGATTTTACGAGACCGAACTTGCCGAACGCCGCGCCGCCCGCATGCCCCCCTTCGGCCGTCTTGCCGGCATCATCGTCTCCGCCACCGACCGTCATGCGGCCGAGGACCACGCAAGAGCACTTGCCCGGGCCGCCCCGCGCGATCCCGTCATCGAGGTGCTCGGACCGGCGGATGCGCCGCTGGCGCTCGTGCGCGGCCGCCACCGGCTGAGGCTGCTCGTCCACGGCGACCGCGACAGCGATCTTTCATCCTATTGCAGGGCGTGGCTCGATGCCGCACCCAAGGCCACGGGGTCCGTCCAGGTCCTCGTCGACATCGATCCGCAAAGCTTCATGTAG
- a CDS encoding F0F1 ATP synthase subunit delta, protein MSETADAVSGVAERYATALFDLALEAGALDQVSGDIASFEALLKESDDLKRLVLSPVFSADDQLKAITAILDRAGLGGLVGNIVKLAARNRRLFAIEGIFKGYRALLAAHRGEITADVVSATPLNDVQVAELKDTLSAMAGKQVIINASVDPSLIGGLIVRMGSRMIDNSLKTKLNALKIALKEVG, encoded by the coding sequence GTGAGCGAGACCGCAGACGCCGTATCTGGTGTAGCCGAGCGCTACGCGACCGCCCTGTTCGACCTCGCCCTGGAAGCTGGCGCCCTTGACCAGGTGTCGGGCGACATCGCCAGTTTCGAGGCTCTCCTCAAGGAGAGCGACGACCTGAAGCGTCTTGTTCTCTCCCCGGTTTTCTCGGCCGATGACCAGTTGAAGGCGATCACCGCCATCCTGGATCGTGCCGGTCTCGGCGGCCTCGTCGGCAACATCGTCAAGCTTGCCGCACGCAACCGCCGCCTCTTCGCCATCGAAGGAATTTTCAAGGGATACCGCGCCCTGCTTGCCGCCCACCGCGGCGAGATCACGGCGGACGTGGTTTCCGCGACGCCGCTCAACGACGTGCAGGTCGCGGAACTCAAGGACACCCTGTCGGCGATGGCCGGCAAGCAGGTGATCATCAACGCGAGTGTCGATCCCTCGCTGATCGGCGGTCTGATTGTCCGCATGGGCAGCCGGATGATCGACAATTCGCTTAAAACGAAGCTCAACGCGCTCAAGATCGCACTGAAAGAGGTCGGCTGA
- the atpA gene encoding F0F1 ATP synthase subunit alpha gives MDIRAAEISAILKEQIKNFGQEAEVSEVGQVLSVGDGIARVYGLDNVQAGEMVEFPGGIQGMALNLESDNVGVVIFGSDREIKEGDTVKRTGSIVDVPVGKGLLGRVVDGLGNPIDGKGPIEYTERRRVDVKAPGIIPRKSVHEPMSTGIKAIDAMIPVGRGQRELVIGDRQTGKTAIILDTFLNQKPLNMGDDESQKLYCVYVAIGQKRSTVAQFVKSLEEAGALQYSIVVAATASDPAPLQFIAPFAGCAMGEYFRDNKMHAVIAYDDLSKQAVAYRQMSLLLRRPPGREAYPGDVFFLHSRLLERAAKLNEDNGLGSLTALPVIETQANDVSAYIPTNVISITDGQIFLETDLFFQGIRPAVNVGLSVSRVGSAAQIKAMKQVAGSIKGELAQYREMAAFAQFGSDLDAATQKLLNRGARLVELLKQPQFSPLKTEEQVAVIFAGVNGYLDSIPVSSVRSFEEGLLRFLRDKHKDILDGIWNEKALSDDLRGKLKAAIDSFAKSFA, from the coding sequence ATGGATATTCGGGCCGCGGAAATTTCCGCAATCCTCAAGGAGCAGATCAAGAACTTCGGCCAGGAAGCCGAAGTCTCTGAGGTCGGCCAGGTATTGTCCGTCGGTGACGGTATCGCTCGTGTTTATGGTCTCGACAACGTCCAAGCGGGCGAGATGGTCGAGTTCCCGGGCGGTATTCAGGGCATGGCGCTCAACCTGGAATCGGACAACGTCGGTGTCGTTATTTTCGGCTCCGACCGCGAAATCAAGGAAGGCGACACGGTCAAGCGCACCGGCTCGATCGTGGACGTTCCGGTCGGCAAGGGCCTTCTCGGCCGCGTGGTCGACGGCCTCGGCAACCCGATCGACGGCAAGGGCCCGATCGAATACACCGAGCGCCGCCGCGTCGACGTGAAGGCGCCGGGCATCATCCCGCGCAAGTCGGTTCATGAGCCGATGTCCACGGGCATCAAGGCCATCGACGCCATGATCCCGGTTGGCCGCGGCCAGCGCGAGCTCGTCATCGGCGACCGCCAGACCGGCAAGACCGCGATCATACTCGACACCTTCCTCAACCAGAAGCCCCTGAACATGGGCGACGACGAGAGCCAGAAGCTCTACTGCGTCTACGTCGCCATCGGTCAGAAGCGCTCGACGGTTGCCCAGTTCGTGAAGTCGCTCGAGGAAGCCGGCGCTCTGCAGTATTCGATCGTCGTCGCGGCCACCGCGTCCGATCCGGCTCCGCTGCAGTTCATCGCTCCCTTCGCGGGCTGCGCCATGGGCGAATATTTCCGCGACAACAAGATGCACGCGGTCATCGCCTATGACGACCTCAGCAAGCAGGCCGTCGCCTACCGCCAGATGTCGCTGCTGCTGCGCCGTCCGCCGGGCCGCGAAGCCTATCCGGGCGACGTCTTCTTCCTGCACTCCCGTCTGCTGGAGCGCGCGGCCAAGCTCAACGAGGACAATGGCCTCGGTTCGCTGACCGCCCTGCCCGTCATCGAGACGCAGGCGAACGACGTGTCGGCCTATATCCCGACCAACGTGATCTCGATCACCGACGGCCAGATCTTCCTTGAGACGGACCTCTTCTTCCAGGGCATCCGCCCGGCGGTGAACGTCGGTCTCTCCGTGTCGCGCGTCGGCTCGGCCGCCCAGATCAAGGCGATGAAGCAGGTTGCCGGCTCGATCAAGGGCGAGCTTGCCCAGTATCGCGAAATGGCCGCCTTCGCCCAGTTCGGCTCCGATCTGGACGCCGCGACGCAGAAGCTGCTGAACCGCGGCGCCCGCCTCGTGGAACTCCTGAAGCAGCCGCAGTTCTCGCCGCTGAAGACGGAAGAGCAGGTCGCGGTCATCTTCGCCGGCGTCAACGGCTATCTCGACAGCATCCCTGTCTCCAGCGTCCGTTCCTTCGAGGAAGGCCTGCTGCGCTTCCTGCGCGACAAGCACAAGGACATCCTCGACGGCATCTGGAACGAGAAGGCTCTGTCCGATGACCTCAGGGGCAAGCTGAAGGCGGCGATCGACAGCTTCGCCAAGTCCTTCGCCTGA
- a CDS encoding F0F1 ATP synthase subunit gamma: protein MASLKELKNRIASVKATQKITKAMQMVAAAKLRRAQEAAEAARPYATRMSTVLENLAAGVAGRDGAPLLLVGNGKSETHLLVVCTAERGLCGGFNAQIVRLAREHIRRLLADGKTVKILAVGKKGADALRRDYGKLIIDRIEFRGVKSIGFDHASSVQTKVMQLFNAGEFDVCTLFFSRFQSVIAQIPTATQLIPAQFPERDENAAGALYEYEPGEAEILEDLLPRAIAMQIFTGLLENAASEQGARMSAMDNATRNAGDMINRLSLEYNRTRQAMITKELIEIISGAEAL, encoded by the coding sequence ATGGCGAGCCTCAAGGAACTGAAGAACCGCATCGCCTCGGTGAAGGCGACGCAGAAGATCACGAAGGCGATGCAGATGGTCGCCGCCGCGAAGCTTCGCCGTGCCCAGGAGGCCGCCGAGGCCGCGCGTCCCTATGCGACCCGCATGTCGACGGTGCTGGAAAACCTCGCCGCCGGCGTTGCCGGGCGAGACGGTGCTCCGCTGCTGCTGGTCGGCAACGGCAAGTCCGAAACGCATCTGCTTGTCGTGTGCACGGCCGAACGCGGCCTGTGCGGCGGCTTCAATGCCCAGATCGTCCGCCTTGCCCGCGAGCATATCCGCCGGCTTCTGGCCGATGGCAAGACGGTCAAGATTCTCGCCGTGGGCAAGAAGGGCGCCGATGCCCTGCGCCGCGACTATGGCAAGCTGATCATCGACCGCATCGAGTTCCGCGGCGTCAAGTCGATCGGCTTCGATCATGCGTCGAGCGTGCAGACCAAGGTCATGCAGCTCTTCAACGCAGGCGAATTCGATGTCTGCACGCTGTTCTTCTCGCGCTTCCAGTCGGTCATCGCGCAGATCCCGACGGCGACGCAGTTGATCCCGGCCCAGTTCCCCGAGCGCGACGAGAACGCCGCTGGCGCGCTCTACGAATACGAGCCCGGCGAGGCCGAAATTCTGGAGGACCTGCTTCCGCGCGCGATCGCCATGCAGATCTTCACCGGTCTTCTGGAGAATGCGGCCTCCGAGCAGGGCGCTCGCATGAGCGCCATGGACAACGCGACCCGCAACGCGGGCGACATGATCAACCGGCTCTCGCTGGAGTACAACCGTACCCGCCAGGCCATGATCACCAAGGAACTGATCGAGATCATTTCGGGCGCCGAAGCGCTCTGA
- the atpD gene encoding F0F1 ATP synthase subunit beta, protein MANVGKIFQITGAVVDVKFDDQLPPIMNALETQNGNIRLVLEVAQHLGENIVRTIAMDTTDGLVRGHEVTDTGAPIRVPVGDGCLGRILNVIGEPVDECGPVEAEELRSIHQEAPSYVDQSTEAQILVTGIKVVDLLAPYARGGKIGLFGGAGVGKTVLIQELINNIAKVHGGYSVFAGVGERTREGNDLYHEMIESGVNKDPHENNGSAAGSKCALVYGQMNEPPGARARVALSGLTIAEHFRDKGQDVLFFVDNIFRFTQAGSEMSALLGRIPSAVGYQPTLATDMGALQERITSTTKGSITSIQAIYVPADDLTDPAPATSFAHLDATTTLNRSIAEKGIYPAVDPLDSTSRMLDPRIVGEEHYNVARQVQQILQKYKSLQDIIAILGMDELSEEDKLTVARARKIERFLSQPFDVAEVFTGSPGVQVKLEDTIKGFKGLCEGKYDHLPEAAFYMVGTIEQAVEKAEKLAAKAA, encoded by the coding sequence ATGGCGAATGTCGGTAAGATCTTTCAGATCACGGGTGCTGTCGTCGACGTGAAGTTCGACGACCAGTTGCCGCCTATCATGAACGCGCTGGAGACCCAGAACGGCAACATCCGCCTTGTTCTGGAGGTCGCTCAGCACCTTGGCGAGAACATCGTCCGCACCATCGCCATGGACACCACCGACGGTCTGGTCCGCGGCCACGAAGTCACCGACACCGGTGCTCCGATCCGCGTGCCGGTCGGCGACGGCTGCCTTGGCCGTATCCTCAACGTCATCGGCGAGCCGGTGGACGAATGCGGCCCGGTCGAGGCCGAGGAGCTTCGCTCGATCCACCAGGAAGCCCCGTCCTACGTCGACCAGTCGACCGAGGCCCAGATCCTCGTCACCGGCATCAAGGTCGTCGACCTTCTGGCTCCCTACGCCAGGGGCGGCAAGATCGGCCTCTTCGGCGGTGCGGGCGTCGGCAAGACCGTGCTCATCCAGGAGCTGATCAACAACATCGCCAAGGTGCACGGCGGCTACTCGGTGTTCGCCGGCGTCGGCGAGCGCACCCGCGAGGGCAACGACCTCTATCACGAGATGATCGAGTCGGGCGTGAACAAGGACCCGCACGAGAACAACGGCTCCGCCGCCGGTTCCAAGTGCGCCCTCGTCTACGGCCAGATGAACGAGCCCCCGGGCGCCCGCGCCCGCGTCGCGCTTTCGGGCCTGACCATCGCCGAGCATTTCCGTGACAAGGGCCAGGACGTGCTCTTCTTCGTCGACAACATCTTCCGCTTCACCCAGGCGGGTTCGGAAATGTCGGCGCTTCTCGGCCGTATTCCTTCGGCGGTGGGCTACCAGCCGACGCTCGCCACCGACATGGGCGCCCTGCAGGAGCGCATCACGTCGACGACCAAGGGTTCGATCACCTCGATCCAGGCGATTTACGTGCCGGCCGACGACTTGACCGACCCGGCTCCGGCCACCTCGTTTGCCCACCTCGACGCGACGACGACCCTGAACCGCTCGATCGCCGAAAAGGGCATCTACCCGGCGGTGGACCCGCTCGACTCGACCTCGCGCATGCTCGACCCGCGCATCGTCGGCGAGGAGCACTACAACGTCGCCCGCCAGGTGCAGCAGATCCTGCAGAAGTACAAGTCGCTGCAGGACATCATCGCGATCCTCGGCATGGACGAGCTCTCCGAAGAGGACAAGCTCACCGTCGCCCGCGCCCGCAAGATCGAGCGCTTCCTGTCGCAGCCCTTCGACGTCGCCGAAGTCTTCACCGGCTCGCCGGGCGTGCAGGTCAAGCTCGAAGACACCATCAAGGGCTTCAAGGGCCTTTGCGAGGGCAAGTACGACCACCTGCCGGAAGCCGCCTTCTACATGGTCGGCACCATCGAGCAGGCGGTCGAGAAGGCCGAGAAGCTCGCCGCCAAGGCGGCCTGA
- a CDS encoding F0F1 ATP synthase subunit epsilon: MAGPFKFELVSPERLLLSEEALQVDLPGTDGDFGILEGHSPFISTLRPGVAVITLPGGSIQKFFVRGGLAEVSAAGLTVLAEKAIALSDLKADEIAQEVKNAEEDVADAATEMARQAAEMRLAQMKDLANALKAA; encoded by the coding sequence ATGGCCGGTCCTTTCAAATTCGAACTGGTGAGCCCCGAGCGCCTGCTGCTCTCCGAAGAGGCGCTGCAGGTCGATCTGCCGGGCACCGACGGTGACTTCGGCATTCTGGAAGGCCACTCGCCCTTTATCTCGACGCTGCGTCCCGGTGTTGCCGTGATCACGCTGCCGGGCGGTTCGATCCAGAAGTTCTTTGTGCGCGGCGGTCTTGCCGAGGTATCGGCTGCCGGCCTGACGGTCCTTGCCGAAAAGGCGATCGCCCTGTCGGACCTCAAGGCCGACGAGATCGCCCAGGAAGTGAAGAACGCCGAGGAAGACGTCGCCGATGCCGCGACGGAAATGGCTCGCCAGGCGGCGGAGATGCGTCTCGCCCAGATGAAGGATCTGGCCAACGCCCTCAAGGCGGCCTGA